The genomic region CGGCTTTCAGGTCCTGGTTCCCGCGCTGCTCGGAGGAATGGCTCGGGCCACGGTGGTAAACCTGCTGTGGTTCGGGAACAGGGTGGTCAGAACCGGATTCCTTCGGCCTCTGCACGCCGCAGCAAGTTGCTCCTCATCAGAACCGAGAACTGGGTTCAAACCGGAGAAGGTTGCAGTGGTTACTAAAACCACTCGGTATGAGTTCGAACAACAGCGGTACCGGTACGCTGGACTCTGTGAAGAGGATCTGAAGCAACTGGTAAATAACTTTGACTCATTGTTGGTCTGTATGGGTCCACATGTTTATTATCACGGTGCACTGGGTCAGTACTGATAATAGTGGTTCCGTTATGTTTAATTTATGTAAATGTgactgaccagcttccctgtggtAGTTTTCTTCcaaacagaacatttatttgtctaaaatgtcttcatatgttcctaagctgtggatctctgcagctcccccaaaGCTACCATTTATTAAGTTTATTTGTGCAGCAAGTTTCAGATAAAAGTCTCTAAGCTGCTTCACACAGAGAGTAAAgacatatttttaataattcatataaataaaaggttttccTTGTACTTCATAGTTATGTGCTGCTTGTGTTACTGGATCTCGTAGAACCCATTAGAACACACTGAAGGTTGTTTTACTGGGTTCAAGAAGATAGTATAAGTTTGTGATCTCTGCAGTTTGCAGAATAAACTTGAAATGGGACAGAACAGCTCCATGCAGGGCCTCTGGCTCTAGCCGGGCCTCTGGGCTCTAGACGGGCCTCTGGGCTGCAGACGGGCCTGTCAGATTACCAGTTCTGTGTCCTCATGTACTGTGGACGGTCAGTGAGGTGGTCCATGTCTGCAACACAGAGCTGCGTAAATCCTTTCATCCAGATGTCAACTCTTCAGTGCTCCACCTGGTATGCTGGGTTCAGTGGGTCCATTAGTCGTCTTGCAAtgtgaaagttgtgggtttgactCTAACTATCTCCTGGCTAATGTTGATGTGCCACTAGGCAAGGCACCTAACCCCAGGTTGCCACCAATCAGGGTATGAATGTGAAACTGGTTGAAAGTGGTtttagtgtaaagcactttgagtggttaTTAAGACTGGAAAAGATCTACATAACGTCAGTCTATTTACTGAATACCATTTATGTTGTAATCTACTAGTACTGCTCTAGATTAGTTGTAATCTACTAGTACTGTTCTAGTCTAGTTGTAATTTACTAGTACTGCTCTAATCTAGTTGTAATTTACTAGTACTGCTCTAGATTAGTTGTAATCTACTAGTACTGCTCTAGATTAGTTGTAATCTACCAGTACTGCTCTAGATTAGTTGTAATCTACTAGTACTGCTCTAGATTAGTTGTAATCTGCTCTAGTCTAGTTGTAATCTACTAGTACTGCTCTAGATTAGTTGTAATCTACTAGTACTGCTCTAGATTAGTTGTAATCTGCTCTAGTCTAGTTGTAATCTACTAGTACTGCTCTAGTCTAGTTGTAATCTACTAGTACTGCTCTAGATTAGTTGTAATTTACTAGTACTGTTCTAGTCTAGTTGTAATTTACTAGTACTGCTCTAATCTAGTTGTAATTTACTAGTACTGCTCTAGATTAGTTGTAATCTACTAGTACTGCTCTAGATTAGTTGTAATCTACTCTAGTCTAGTTGTAATCTACTAGTACTGCTCTAGTCTAGTTGTAATCTACTAGTACTGCTCTAGTCTAGTTGTAATCTACTAGTACTGCTCTAGATTAGTTGTAATCTACTAGTACTGCTCTAGATTAGTTGTAATCTACTAGTGCTGCTCTAGATTAGTTGTAATCTGCTCTAGTGTAGTTGTAATCTACCAGTACTGCTCTAGATTAGTTGTAATCTGCTCTAGTGTAGTTGTAATCTACTAGTACTGCTCTAGTCTAGTTGTAATCTACTAGTACTGCTCTAGATTAGTTGTAATTTACTAGTACTGCTCTAGATTAGTTGTAATCTACTAGTACTGCTCTAGATTAGTTGTAATCTACCAGTACTGCTCTAGATTAGTTGTAATCTACTAGTACTGCTCTAGATTAGTTGTAATCTGCTCTAGTCTAGTTGTAATCTACTAGTACTGCTCTAGATTAGTTGTAATCTACTAGTACTGCTCTAGATTAGTTGTAATCTGCTCTAGTCTAGTTGTAATCTACTAGTACTGCTCTAGTCTAGTTGTAATCTACTAGTACTGCTCTAGATTAGTTGTAATTTACTAGTACTGTTCTAGTCTAGTTGTAATTTACTAGTACTGCTCTAATCTAGTTGTAATTTACTAGTACTGCTCTAGATTAGTTGTAATCTACTAGTACTGCTCTAGATTAGTTGTAATCTACTCTAGTCTAGTTGTAATCTACTAGTACTGCTCTAGTCTAGTTGTAATCTACTAGTACTGCTCTAGTCTAGTTGTAATCTACTAGTACTGCTCTAGATTAGTTGTAATCTACTAGTACTGCTCTAGATTAGTTGTAATCTACTAGTACTGCTCTAGATTAGTTGTAATCTACTAGTACTGTTCTAGTCTAGTTGTAATTTACTAGTACTGCTCTAGATTAGTTGTAATTTACTAGTACTGCTCTAGATTAGTTGTAATCTACTAGTACTGCTCTAGATTAGTTGTAATTTACTAGTACTGCTCTAGATTAGTTGTAATCTACTAGTACTGCTCTAGATTAGTTGTAATCTACTAGTACTGCTCTAGATTAGTTGTAATCTACTAGTACTGCTCTAGATTAGTTGTAATCTACTAGTACTGCTCTAGATTAGTTGTAATCTACTAGTACTGCTCTAGTCTAGTCTGACTGCAGACCGCCAGCAGGGATCTGCTCAGATTTCTCACCAAGACGAACTCTGAcctggaaatatttctgtttatagATCCGGCTGTTGCGGATCAGCGGTTCCAGAACCTGAAAGACTCtaaagtcatttttatttcacttctgAAGATAATATTGAGGTGAAAGTCCCTGAGAAGCTGCAGGATTATTTGAAATGTGCTGAATATTAATAAAGGAATCTCCTCTGATTAAACATTAACCTAAGAACTAATTCATGATTTTGGGCATCTAGAAAAAGGTCTCGGGTGTTTTTAGACTGAAGCCTTCGTCATATTTACATGGTGTTCCTcacagaggaaagaaaaaccTCCCAGGTTAACTCAGCCAAACCTTCACCCTCCACCTTTCTCCTGGTTCCTGAAGGTTTGATTGTCTGGTTGTTTTGCAGCTTGCCATGAAGGGTTCCAGCTACAGCGGCCTGCTGGAGAGACACAACATTCACACCAACAACGTGGAGCACGTTGTAGAGAGCCTGCAGTGAGTTCTGCTCCTCATCTTCCTCACATGGAGGTTAAACTTGTTGCGGCTCTGAAACGCTCTGTGTCGTTGCGTGTTTGCAGGAGAGAAGGCGTGGAGGTGCGGGTGGTGAAGCGAGGAGAGTATAACGAGGAGGTGGTGCGATGGGCCGATGCTATTATCTCTGCTGGAGGTACGCCCAGGTTCTCTTTATTTAATCCCAGTGAGTTGAAGAGCTTTTGTTGAGCCTTCGGCGCCTGATGGTGACTCATTGCAAACATTTAGTTGGTTTTAATGGCCGGACGGCGCTGCTCCAGTTACAAATGACTCATTTAGGCCAGCTCTGCTGACCGGGTccagtaaaataaatctttatgtTAGTATAACCGAGACACCTTTTTAAAAAGATAACattttatcagtttttattAGGAATGATTTAACTTATTGTCTTTATTTAACCCTTTAGTGTTGAAGAGGTTTCATTGAACCTTGCTGATTCATTACAAACGTTCAGTTTATCAAGGTTTTGGTCGTTTTTAAACCTAATAGTCCAGAAGACCCAGCAAGGGTTCTGAACCTTGATGTTTAAAGGTCCAAATCTGATCTGTAGATCAGGTCAAAGGTCCAGAACAACTAGTGCTGAGCAACCAGTACAGCTTGTTTAACTGGGggcatcagagcaaagggtgcgCTGAGAGACGGTTGGATCAGATCCACAGATCTCGGTAGAGCCGGTGCTGAGACTCTAGTCCTTGACCCGGTTCTCCTGGGTTCGATCTGCTGCATGTCTCCCCCTTCTGTCAGGTTGCGGTTCAGTAAAATCCACTAGTGCCAAaagtctttaaataaaacaatctgtCTGCGGTTCCGTCCGTGTTTTCAGAACCCGGGTATTCAAAGGCTCATAAAATGAGGTGTGGGCTGGCCTTCCAGCACCTCAACAGGTTCTGCAAACATGTTTCAATAAGATTTGGGTCACACTGATCATGCATATCATTATGACCAGCGACAGCACCCAAACCAGTCTGCAGTTCCGCAGCCTGGCTTTCTCCTCTCCAGTCACTGTGTCTTCTGACAcctttccatcagaaccagcctCTGAGTTCTGCAGCAGTCTGAGCTGCAGGAAGCGTGCTGCACCGTAAGCCCACTGATtaactgctgtttgtgtttcaggGGATGGGACGATGCTGCTGGTTGCCAGTAAAGTTTTAAACAAGGACAAACCGGTTGTTGGGGTGAACACAGACCCTGAGAGGTAAAACCCGCCTCTGACTTTAGAACATCTGTTGTGATCCATCTCTTTCACTCACTGCAGTTTGCCTTCTCTCTAAAAGGTCAGAAGGTCATCTCTGCCTCCCTGTGCACTACACTCACGCCTTCCCAGAGGCTCTGGACAAACTCTGCCGTGGTGAGTTCAGGTGTGTATTTACCTGCAGTCAGGTTTCCTTTTAGTTAACCTGCTGCTGAGAGCCTTAAAGCTGCTGATCCGTCATTAAGAACCAGTCTGGAAAGACGTCACATGGTCACCAAAGCCCTGATGCCGTCTCCTGAGACTCGGAAAAGAATCCTAAAACCACTTATGGAGCGCTGCAGGAACGACCTACCTGCTAGTGGAGACACGTCGGAGTGGTTTAAGTCATAAGCTAATCTTAGCAGAGCTCAGGTCCTTAAGTTACTAAACAGAAACGGGTCTTAGCAAACGCAGACTCATTCCTTCAGTTGAGGTGCATGTTtctaacagaccaacacaaagtggagcATCACTATGAAACAGAACAGGAATGATTCTGGGTTTCAAAAAGTGTGGCGAGTATCTGTACTCAGCCCCcttcactctgatacccctgaataaaataGAGTTCAGCTAACTGACACCATTAGTCACCCAATCAGGAACCAGAGTTCAGCTGAGTCATTTAAGTCAAGTCAGGTTCATTTatttagtgcttttcagcaacatggcactcaaagcgctgtacacgaggaaaaacattacaatgatacagaaaatcaaatcaaatgacattaataatccttgggagtttactggtaagagctggttctgatccaatcttctaatagaggtaattagcttaTTAAGTCCTCTTTGGTAAGGAATTTATCCTGtactagaagaaaaatgataatattaatccttcaggtcactggtataaaacagatttagtccaaactttttaaacactaataatgtttgtctgtCACTGGTAAGATATGGTTGTAGTACAATCCTTTTAACACTAGAACTAccagggccgtcaatttgacggttttgaaagtttgacactCCATAACTctgttttattaaaactcttcctgactttttctaaacctttgTCTTGTGTATTAGACACAGtgttaagaaatctaaaattctctggtcattggagtaaaaacaggtttagtccaaattttcaaatactaataatatttggctttcgctggtaatcctgagaaatctgaaaatctatgaaaagtaatgaagtcacacatttaggtagatgagaaaagaggccacattaggtaagaacagggaaaaaaatcatatttcacactttatccttaacaGGATGCAGTTTGAGATTGGAAAAAATCTCAGCATAAAGAAGCAACAAGAAGCAAATAACATCATGCAGGCGATGCGGTGAAGGCGGTgtgaaggggtgcatatgtttatatgagcatgtgtgtgtgtgcaagtgtgtgtgtgtaagtgtgtgtgtgcaaagtaagtccatgaagcactgtcacagaggccattgtccttgatggtacaatGAAAGGTTCATCAactggccacaaagttctgagcaggtccacagatgtcctcagggaagggagggagcagagcgtcatggttACATAACtaccaggagaagttgaagataaccagccatcaaggccgtgcaggggagccagattcagaaaaacaataattatttgggttaaactgactcttaattttctgtcagccttgagagtctcgctggttcttctcaaaggtgaatccaaacagccaaattcctggtctttctgccagatccgagtgaacaactttctccaagatttatcccatttcacccctgaatCCAGGAACTGCAACCTGCCTGTGATCCTAaagatcacatccagtctgcgattcagctcacgtaacatctcagtctgagtgttgatcgctctgaagatcccatcatacatgccaggcagccttacaatggccagaacagctgctgacgtttttgaatttcttgatatgccaggtaaccaccgactccaaaaagcagaaatcctgatatcaaacatcttcaacatcctcgactgactTTATCAACAGACATCTGTCCCATCTGGACTAGAGGGTTCCCCTCCACCCTATCTTCTCAtagagaaaatttgatcaattacactgagagaccagctgacctaatccataactcagacttttggaaaatatgtaaaaataataataataatataatctttattggtcactgcacatgtacattacaatgaaatgtgtcctctgcattcaacccatcccttatagggagcagtgggctgtcattgtgcggcgcccggggaccattctggggctaagggtcttgctcagggacccagagtggtaatctgtgggatacgaacccgACCCCTTGTGTctcctctggaacacaaacctcctgttctaaccactaggccaccactcccccccaccccccaaaaaTAGAGGCTCCAAACAGAAAGACAAGATACagaaagaaaagtttaattgaaatataaatccagctgctctatgaaggcctcagaggtcttAGTGAACACAGCAAATCTGGACCTGGGAAACATgacggtggcagcatcatgatgggggatgctgttcttcagcaggaacagagaaGCTCTTTTATAAAGTAGAAAAGCCAAGATGTCGGTCTGTAGATGTTTGAAGCTGGTCGAGACACGACCCAGAGGACCCAGAGGTGGTTGGAGCCACTACGGAGCtggggggctgaatataaatgcacaccacactttccagatttaTGTCGCTAAAAACCACAAATTATTTTCCTTGCACTACTTTATAAAGTGCTGGACTGGGACAAACTGTGTGAAAGGTTCagtgggtgtgaatacttttacaaggctctGTGAATCGTTGAGGTTCAGTTTTCTCAGACATTTGGATCAACAAGCGACTCGTTCAGATCAGGTTCTAGTCTCAGGTGCTTTCAGGGCAGCTCTGAGCTTCATGTCCGATCTGAGATCTTCTTTAAATTAAACAAGGTTCCTGCAGGCCCGGTTCTGCAGGAACAACCAGTCTGATGAGTTCAGTTTTTGGTTAAAACATGAACCTCCTGTTCTCAGATCAGGTTCAGGTAAGGGGAGGAGCCTGTAAATGATCAGTAATGGACCACCTGAAGGAGGTAAAAGGATGTTCAGCAGAAGATCTTTGCAGAGACGGACCTTCAGTCCATGGGAGAAGATGTTGGgacatttgtttcattttgcatCGAGCTAATGTCCACAGACTGAGCTGTGCTCCGTTCATGTTCATCAACTAACTCATGAACATCCGTTTACTCCACCATGCTCATCTTCTTCTTCACCAGAGACTGATCATTGATCTCTGCTGGGTCTGTAGTAACATCAGACATGGTCTCAGACCCAGACGAGGTTCTTTTGATAAATCTCAGCAGATCCGAACCCTGATTGTGTCCTCTGCTCTGCTCAGGTGGCTGTGGCGTCAGAGGATCCGTCTGCACCTGGAGGGAACGGGAATCAATCCGACCCTTGTGGACCTGCATGAGCAGCAGCTGAGCCTGGAGCAACACAACCAGGCTCACCGGATCACCACCATGGACCACCTGCAGAGTACGAGTCTGTTGGATCTTCTGCATGTCCTTCTCTGAGTCTGAGGAGAAACAGAACTCCTGATCCAAGGctcaattctttttattttctttccaaaaaGCCAGAATTTAATTTCTGGATGTTTAAAATTCATCAAAATCGGATCTTTATGCTCGTTGTAAGCAGCGTGTCACAAAGACCCGGTTTCTTCCGAATTCCGAAGTTAAATCTGTGAAACTTTGCACCAGTTTGGTAGAAAATAGGCTGGAACCCGGACTGGATCTGGACGTCGACTCAGAAATCAGTTTTCTGGGAATAATTTTCCGTCTTCGGTTCCATTTTTCAGGAACAGGAGCGTTGCATCAGACCTACTCTAAGCCCAGCCTGCTGCCTGTGAGGAGCctgaatgaaatcttcatcgGGGAGTCTCTGTCCTCCAGGTACTTCATCCGTTGTCCTCCTCACCCTGCATGCTGACACGTGTCCTCTGTTTGTAGCTGTGTGCATGCTGTAACCTGCAGTAATCCGCTGGCCCGGCACGCCTCCAGAACTCACTGGGTAAACTCTCTGTCCACCACAGGGCGAAGTTAAAACCCTTCAAACCGCATGTTAAACTCTTGCTCCATAGGGCTTCCTACTATGAGATCTCTGTGGACGACGGTCCGTGGGAGAAGCAGAAGAGCTCCGGACTCAGCATCTGCACAGGAACAGGATCCAAAGCCTGGTAAGCAGGGCTCTGTTTTAATGGATCTTTAGGAACCGCACATGTTCATGGGTCAGACGGCTCTGTTCTGAGTCATTTAAAACATGAGAAACGGGTC from Girardinichthys multiradiatus isolate DD_20200921_A chromosome 8, DD_fGirMul_XY1, whole genome shotgun sequence harbors:
- the nadk2 gene encoding NAD kinase 2, mitochondrial isoform X2 — encoded protein: MARATVVNLLWFGNRVVRTGFLRPLHAAASCSSSEPRTGFKPEKVAVVTKTTRYEFEQQRYRYAGLCEEDLKQLLAMKGSSYSGLLERHNIHTNNVEHVVESLQREGVEVRVVKRGEYNEEVVRWADAIISAGGDGTMLLVASKVLNKDKPVVGVNTDPERSEGHLCLPVHYTHAFPEALDKLCRGEFRWLWRQRIRLHLEGTGINPTLVDLHEQQLSLEQHNQAHRITTMDHLQRTGALHQTYSKPSLLPVRSLNEIFIGESLSSRASYYEISVDDGPWEKQKSSGLSICTGTGSKAWSYNINKLAEQSVEEVLKIGASQAGVKFPLSRELIEKVTDEYNECLVFSPDERRLFYSVREPISNRVFSSSRQRGFANKVCVRSRCWDACMVVDGGTSFEFNDGAIATVSMSEEDQLRTVLLEN
- the nadk2 gene encoding NAD kinase 2, mitochondrial isoform X1; translated protein: MARATVVNLLWFGNRVVRTGFLRPLHAAASCSSSEPRTGFKPEKVAVVTKTTRYEFEQQRYRYAGLCEEDLKQLLAMKGSSYSGLLERHNIHTNNVEHVVESLQREGVEVRVVKRGEYNEEVVRWADAIISAGGDGTMLLVASKVLNKDKPVVGVNTDPERSEGHLCLPVHYTHAFPEALDKLCRGEFRWLWRQRIRLHLEGTGINPTLVDLHEQQLSLEQHNQAHRITTMDHLQRTGALHQTYSKPSLLPVRSLNEIFIGESLSSRAKLKPFKPHVKLLLHRASYYEISVDDGPWEKQKSSGLSICTGTGSKAWSYNINKLAEQSVEEVLKIGASQAGVKFPLSRELIEKVTDEYNECLVFSPDERRLFYSVREPISNRVFSSSRQRGFANKVCVRSRCWDACMVVDGGTSFEFNDGAIATVSMSEEDQLRTVLLEN